One window of the Lytechinus pictus isolate F3 Inbred chromosome 5, Lp3.0, whole genome shotgun sequence genome contains the following:
- the LOC129260149 gene encoding octopamine receptor-like — translation MILSSTSNPSYDMGTEYDEVMTTNTTGNVTNDEMDLFPTPRYVGRFLQTASMTFIFVAALLGNILVILLCIKKPKELRVSRRLILHLAILNLCMTVLVLPSVIVSAAAQDWVLSNAWCMATGFFKNLFCVAIILNLVLISGDRYFSVVKPLHYHSSVTVKHHGIILGVIWFLSTLVALPPLIGWNKISYHPSRYICTGNWSEDDASYTLFIFLLGFVTPFLLMVFVYWTIYRAARRLMKRKQGRRLSQDVTDSGSVSAGGSVRVSSSAHHSSEQSGDSRGSSRRISGIFGRRSSRRSNRINVTDEWKIAKTGVIVMASFVICWLPYYIVLMVDAVYGFGTTVPLSMPYAWFQCFAIWMALSSSAVNPYVYVLRSPPMRKQASKAAHNVLSRCRQCCEEDSRDMRRRQSGKTGRYSFLRMSSRFNSHKKPTKKQAAKDKHPEATNRGEPEAEHMMQANLDPKKTPEAVDQIDGVPPNAEIELVSHRKLDV, via the coding sequence atgattCTCTCGAGTACTTCGAACCCATCCTATGATATGGGAACCGAATATGATGAGGTGATGACCACCAACACGACAGGAAACGTAACAAATGATGAAATGgatctgttccccactccacgATACGTTGGCCGCTTCTTGCAAACGGCCAGCATGACCTTCATCTTCGTGGCCGCGTTGCTTGGCAACATATTGGTCATTCTCCTGTGTATAAAGAAACCAAAAGAGTTAAGGGTGTCCCGACGTCTCATCCTCCACCTTGCCATCTTGAACCTCTGCATGACTGTCCTGGTGCTTCCGTCAGTCATTGTTTCAGCCGCAGCACAGGACTGGGTGCTGTCCAACGCTTGGTGTATGGCTACAGGCTTCTTCAAGAACCTCTTCTGCGTTGCCATAATCCTCAACCTCGTTCTCATCAGCGGCGACCGTTATTTCTCCGTAGTCAAACCACTTCATTATCACTCGAGTGTCACCGTCAAGCATCACGGGATAATCCTGGGTGTCATCTGGTTTTTGAGCACCTTAGTGGCACTGCCACCTTTGATCGGTTGGAATAAAATCTCGTATCACCCGAGTCGTTACATCTGCACCGGCAATTGGTCAGAGGATGATGCGAGTTACACGCTTTTTATTTTCCTGCTCGGGTTCGTGACCCCGTTTCTTCTCATGGTGTTCGTGTACTGGACGATCTATCGCGCGGCTCGTCGCCTCATGAAGCGAAAACAAGGGCGGCGGCTAAGCCAGGATGTCACCGATTCAGGGTCAGTCTCGGCTGGAGGATCCGTCCGCGTAAGCTCGAGCGCGCATCACTCGTCCGAGCAGAGTGGGGACAGCCGTGGCTCTTCGCGTCGCATCAGCGGCATATTCGGACGACGCAGCAGTAGGCGAAGCAACCGGATCAACGTCACTGATGAATGGAAAATCGCCAAGACGGGGGTTATCGTGATGGCGTCTTTCGTGATCTGTTGGCTCCCATACTATATCGTTCTCATGGTTGATGCTGTATATGGCTTTGGCACAACCGTTCCCCTCTCGATGCCTTATGCTTGGTTTCAATGTTTCGCCATATGGATGGCACTAAGCAGTAGCGCTGTCAATCCCTATGTGTATGTCCTTCGTAGCCCACCTATGCGAAAACAAGCCAGCAAGGCCGCCCATAATGTCCTCTCCCGTTGTAGACAATGCTGCGAAGAAGACTCGCGAGATATGCGCCGCCGTCAATCCGGGAAAACCGGACGCTATTCGTTTTTGAGAATGAGTAGCAGGTTCAACAGTCACAAGAAGCCCACAAAAAAGCAAGCCGCAAAAGATAAACACCCTGAGGCCACGAATAGGGGTGAACCTGAGGCGGAGCATATGATGCAGGCTAATCTAGATCCAAAGAAGACACCTGAGGCAGTGGACCAGATTGATGGCGTGCCACCGAACGCCGAAATTGAACTTGTGTCTCACAGAAAGTTAGATGTGTAG